The proteins below are encoded in one region of Balaenoptera acutorostrata chromosome 11, mBalAcu1.1, whole genome shotgun sequence:
- the MCHR1 gene encoding melanin-concentrating hormone receptor 1, translating into MDLEASLLPTGPNASNTSDGPDNLTTAGLPPRTGSVSYINIIMPSVFGTICLLGIIGNSVVIFAVVKKSKLHWFSNVPDIFIINLSVVDLLFLLGMPFMIHQLMGNGVWHFGETMCTLITAMDANSQFTSTYILTAMAIDRYLATVHPISSTKFRKPSVATLVICLLWALSFISITPVWLYARLIPFPGGTVGCGIRLPNPDTDLYWFTLYQFFLAFALPFVVITAAYVRILQRMTSSVAPASQRSIRLRTKRVTRTAIAICLVFFVCWAPYYVLQLTQLSISRPTLTFVYLYNAAISLGYANSCLNPFVYIVLCETFRKRLVLSVKPAAQGQLRAVSNAQTADEERTESKGT; encoded by the exons ATGGACCTGGAAGCCTCGCTGCTGCCCACCGGCCCCAACGCCAGCAACACCTCGGATGGCCCGGATAACCTCACCACGGCCG GGCTGCCGCCTCGCACAGGGAGCGTCTCTTACATCAACATCATCATGCCTTCGGTGTTCGGTACCATCTGCCTCCTGGGCATCATTGGGAACTCCGTGGTCATCTTTGCGGTGGTGAAGAAATCCAAGCTGCACTGGTTCAGCAACGTCCCCGACATCTTCATCATCAACCTCTCGGTGGTGGACCTCCTCTTTCTCCTGGGCATGCCCTTCATGATCCACCAGCTCATGGGCAATGGTGTCTGGCACTTTGGAGAGACCATGTGCACCCTCATCACGGCCATGGACGCCAACAGTCAGTTCACCAGCACCTACATCCTGACCGCCATGGCCATTGACCGCTACCTGGCCACCGTCCACCCCATCTCCTCCACCAAGTTCCGGAAGCCCTCCGTGGCCACCCTGGTGATCTGCCTCCTGTGGGCCCTGTCCTTCATCAGCATCACCCCCGTGTGGCTCTACGCCAGGCTTATCCCCTTCCCAGGAGGCACCGTGGGCTGTGGCATCCGCCTGCCCAACCCAGACACCGACCTCTACTGGTTCACCCTGTACCAGTTTTTCCTGGCCTTTGCCCTGCCCTTCGTGGTCATCACGGCCGCGTATGTGAGGATCCTGCAGCGCATGACATCCTCCGTGGCCCCCGCCTCTCAACGCAGCATCCGGCTGCGGACAAAGAGGGTGACCCGCACGGCCATCGCTATCTGCCTGGTTTTCTTTGTGTGCTGGGCGCCCTACTACGTGCTTCAGCTGACCCAGCTGTCCATCAGCCGCCCGACGCTCACCTTTGTCTACCTGTACAACGCGGCCATCAGCTTGGGCTATGCCAACAGCTGCCTCAACCCCTTTGTGTACATCGTGCTCTGTGAGACGTTCCGAAAACGCTTGGTCCTATCGGTGAAGCCTGCGGCCCAGGGGCAGCTTCGAGCCGTCAGCAATGCCCAGACGGCTGATGAAGAGAGGACAGAAAGCAAGGGCACCTGA